In Natronomonas halophila, one DNA window encodes the following:
- a CDS encoding DUF4212 domain-containing protein yields the protein MTDKTTHDTAGDSGRADDGRSIETDGGVASQAAQDHEQTDYLNAEVNLLNPSTPFMREHLKIVWTGFAIWAVIVFGPVTMTRLAPGVMTTQMPVIGFPLHYFLIAFGGPTGALLLSFWYARKRDALDEKYGIDPESVSTQTEGEAVAADGGVEE from the coding sequence ATGACAGACAAAACCACTCACGATACTGCGGGTGACTCCGGTCGGGCCGACGACGGCCGGTCCATCGAAACGGACGGTGGAGTCGCCTCACAAGCCGCACAGGACCACGAACAGACCGACTATCTCAACGCGGAGGTGAACCTGCTGAACCCGAGCACGCCGTTCATGCGCGAACACCTGAAAATCGTCTGGACGGGCTTTGCCATCTGGGCGGTCATCGTCTTCGGGCCGGTAACGATGACGCGGCTGGCACCGGGCGTAATGACGACCCAGATGCCGGTCATCGGGTTCCCGCTGCACTACTTCCTCATCGCCTTCGGTGGGCCGACCGGCGCGCTGCTGCTGTCGTTCTGGTATGCGCGCAAGCGGGACGCCCTCGACGAGAAGTACGGTATCGACCCCGAGAGCGTCTCGACCCAGACCGAAGGCGAGGCCGTCGCTGCTGACGGAGGTGTCGAGGAATGA
- a CDS encoding VC_2705 family sodium/solute symporter translates to MIDSLALQSELLPEGLNISFKTLPAILVLGMLGLFLAIGFVFRVADTENMWVAGRSIGNVENGMAIGANWMSAASYLGMAALIALSGVYGLAFVVGWTTGYFILLIFMAAQLRRFGKYTAPDFVGDRFNSDSARAIAAVTTFLIGFVYAIGQARGMALVGLYVFGDFGGVIPGLDGYQVMVVAMMAITVGYLSLSGMLGATKNQAVQYVILIVAFLAGLFVVGVTNGYSTILPQIEYGMLISELGSEFSEPFVNESYYLWIATCFSLIVGTCGLPHVLVRFYTVESERTARWSTVWGLFFICLLYWSAPAFAAFGTDLYSSNVGATYGDPGMSSAAGDVIVVLATQLSGLPEWFVGLVAAGGIAAAIATVAGLFIAGSSAISHDIYTNIINPDATQRQQILVGRLSILLLGAITTLAALDPAAPIAALVSYAFSLAGAVLFPMFFLGMWWENTNRQGALAGMLTGLTLWAIPMINEVVPTYGFFGGETISPALAQWMPAIGSALIAVPIVFVVTIGVSLATEEPPMETKKIVRQCHSPEPMSQQQTAEDVVAADGGTETPADD, encoded by the coding sequence ATGATCGACTCGCTGGCACTCCAGAGCGAACTGCTCCCGGAAGGGCTGAACATCTCGTTCAAGACCCTGCCGGCCATCCTCGTGTTAGGGATGCTCGGCCTGTTCCTCGCTATCGGCTTCGTCTTCCGCGTGGCCGACACCGAGAACATGTGGGTCGCCGGCCGTTCCATCGGGAACGTCGAAAACGGGATGGCGATCGGTGCCAACTGGATGTCCGCGGCATCGTATCTCGGGATGGCCGCCCTGATCGCCCTTTCGGGCGTCTACGGGCTGGCGTTCGTCGTCGGCTGGACGACGGGCTATTTCATCCTGCTCATCTTCATGGCCGCACAGCTCCGACGGTTCGGGAAGTACACCGCCCCGGACTTCGTCGGCGACCGCTTCAACTCCGATAGCGCACGCGCCATCGCGGCGGTGACGACGTTCCTCATCGGGTTCGTCTACGCCATCGGGCAGGCACGAGGGATGGCCCTCGTCGGCCTGTACGTCTTCGGTGACTTCGGCGGCGTCATCCCCGGTCTCGACGGCTATCAGGTGATGGTCGTCGCGATGATGGCGATTACGGTCGGGTACCTGTCGCTGTCCGGGATGCTGGGCGCGACGAAGAACCAGGCCGTGCAGTACGTCATCCTCATCGTCGCGTTCCTCGCCGGGCTCTTCGTGGTCGGCGTCACGAACGGCTACTCGACGATTCTGCCGCAGATCGAGTACGGGATGCTCATCAGCGAACTCGGCAGCGAATTCAGCGAACCCTTCGTCAACGAGAGTTACTACCTGTGGATCGCGACGTGTTTCTCGCTAATCGTCGGCACCTGTGGTCTGCCGCACGTCCTGGTCCGGTTCTACACCGTCGAAAGCGAGCGGACCGCCCGCTGGTCGACCGTGTGGGGCCTGTTCTTCATCTGCCTGCTCTACTGGAGCGCACCGGCCTTCGCCGCCTTCGGGACCGACCTCTACAGCAGCAACGTCGGCGCGACCTACGGCGACCCCGGCATGTCGAGTGCCGCCGGTGACGTCATCGTCGTGCTGGCGACCCAGCTGTCGGGCCTCCCCGAATGGTTCGTCGGGCTGGTCGCCGCGGGCGGCATCGCCGCCGCTATCGCGACGGTCGCGGGCCTGTTCATCGCGGGTTCCTCGGCCATCAGCCACGACATCTACACCAACATCATCAACCCCGACGCGACCCAGCGCCAGCAGATTCTGGTCGGCCGACTGAGCATCCTCCTTCTGGGTGCCATCACGACGCTGGCCGCGCTGGACCCCGCAGCACCCATCGCCGCGCTGGTCTCGTACGCGTTCTCGCTGGCCGGCGCCGTGCTGTTCCCGATGTTCTTCCTCGGCATGTGGTGGGAGAACACGAACCGTCAGGGCGCACTCGCGGGCATGCTGACCGGCCTCACGCTGTGGGCCATTCCGATGATCAACGAAGTCGTGCCGACCTACGGCTTCTTCGGCGGCGAGACCATCTCGCCGGCCCTCGCACAGTGGATGCCGGCCATCGGCTCGGCGCTTATCGCCGTGCCCATCGTCTTCGTGGTCACTATCGGTGTCTCCCTCGCGACGGAGGAGCCGCCGATGGAGACCAAGAAGATCGTCCGGCAGTGTCACAGCCCCGAACCGATGAGCCAACAGCAGACGGCAGAAGACGTCGTCGCAGCCGACGGGGGCACCGAGACCCCCGCGGATGACTGA
- a CDS encoding threonine synthase, which produces MPLQRVCYDCGRETDERRARCTCGEPLWLDTDPEDFDWSDVTDAPGLWRYEALLPVGMPTPGRLAAAAGGTPLLREPELDGFAGTKIHLKVEGQHPTGSFKDRGSALALAAIEAGLEDESGHQIDAVGTVSHGNMAMSMAAYAASFGLPCVVLVPDDIPEERLGVIAQFDPEIRRVQGDYGRLYRDSLEAGAAHDIAFVNSDVPLRVEGQKTTALEICEAFAPTTPDAIVMPVSSGGHASGVWKALRELESAGAIDEIPRLYFVQAAACAPIAEAFATGAETVSPIEGGGGETIAYSIANADPPSGNRVLRAARETGGSVIAVDDEEIREAQRELATEAGLTVEAASAVPLAGARLLAEAGTLANTDDVAVITTGTGLKEAAGSAAAASTETVGIDRLDAELSTFAE; this is translated from the coding sequence ATGCCACTCCAACGAGTCTGCTACGACTGCGGTCGCGAGACGGACGAACGCCGAGCCAGATGCACGTGCGGCGAACCACTATGGCTCGACACGGACCCGGAGGATTTCGACTGGAGCGACGTCACCGACGCGCCGGGGTTGTGGCGTTACGAGGCCCTCCTCCCGGTCGGCATGCCGACGCCGGGCCGTCTCGCGGCCGCAGCGGGCGGAACACCCCTCCTCCGAGAGCCCGAACTCGACGGCTTCGCGGGCACGAAAATCCACCTCAAGGTCGAAGGTCAGCACCCGACGGGGAGTTTCAAGGACCGTGGCAGCGCCCTCGCGCTGGCGGCCATCGAGGCCGGCCTCGAAGACGAATCCGGCCACCAAATCGACGCTGTTGGCACGGTCTCCCACGGCAACATGGCGATGAGCATGGCGGCCTACGCCGCCTCCTTCGGCCTGCCGTGTGTCGTCCTCGTTCCCGACGACATCCCCGAGGAACGCCTCGGCGTCATCGCGCAGTTCGACCCCGAAATCAGACGGGTGCAGGGCGATTACGGCCGTCTCTACCGCGACTCGCTGGAGGCGGGCGCGGCCCACGATATCGCCTTCGTCAACTCGGACGTCCCCCTGCGCGTGGAAGGCCAGAAGACGACGGCGCTGGAAATCTGCGAGGCCTTCGCGCCGACGACGCCCGATGCCATCGTGATGCCGGTCTCCAGCGGCGGCCACGCCAGCGGCGTCTGGAAGGCCCTTCGCGAACTCGAATCGGCGGGGGCCATCGACGAGATTCCGCGCCTGTACTTCGTGCAGGCGGCCGCCTGTGCGCCCATCGCCGAGGCGTTCGCCACGGGCGCCGAGACGGTCTCGCCCATCGAGGGCGGCGGTGGCGAGACGATTGCCTACTCCATCGCGAACGCCGACCCACCGAGCGGGAACCGGGTGCTCCGTGCGGCCCGCGAGACGGGCGGGTCGGTCATCGCCGTCGACGACGAGGAGATTCGGGAAGCCCAGCGTGAACTGGCGACCGAAGCGGGCCTGACCGTTGAGGCCGCCTCGGCCGTCCCGCTGGCGGGCGCGCGACTCCTCGCCGAGGCCGGTACGCTTGCGAACACCGACGATGTGGCCGTCATCACGACCGGCACGGGACTCAAAGAAGCCGCCGGGTCAGCAGCGGCGGCGTCGACCGAAACGGTCGGTATCGACCGACTGGATGCGGAACTATCGACGTTCGCGGAGTAA
- a CDS encoding bacterio-opsin activator domain-containing protein, producing MEATLDGTAYERLREAATTGRERLVVRLAGEAGVRPAEQTRLRPGDIDRRRFEGETHHFLAVRDEDDDPTRRTHLSADLAQAIDEYAATTGTDPDGRLIDVTPRRVQMLISEVATRAVEATGDERFEDVSSDELRRYFARRLLTETDVDPRVVREVGGWDRLAALDPYVGEIEDADIAAAFTNGHRPAIAADEGPSFEAAASVVALELDADGRVVGCSGALASLLGYPDDSVPGTPFEGLFAEEARERARPKELLATAGRDDVTVEECWFQRADGSRVRLSALVGALREDGRLDGFTVIVRPADADGSLAAGAFQQAVEAAGQPMCLASVTGEIEYANAAFEELTGFTQGEAVGRTADDLLSTGENTEAFYQELRETALDGETWTGQLTTRRKSGERVHVRQTVAPVMDGDEVAFFVCISTDVTERVRRERALARRCETLEGLETLVADINSAGRELIDASTREEIEAAVCESLADSEAYVGAWVGSTDPGDPRLHPREWAGLDRETTGAVDVETPAVETALDTGDPRVTGGDFAPDVVGPFDAAEVGGVRAAGVVPLAYGETTYGALVVFTDRPTAFGDRERTLLSDLGARIGHAVTAIERRNLLLADTVVELEFGCTDDEAFIVEATRQHGCSCTLEAVVPVSETSLLFYVTLSGAQPDAFLDTVMDADGVVDARYIREYSDRSLLEFTVEGDSPALTLTDLGATIRSAVAESGEATYHAEIAREGDVRGIVEGLQAEFPATDLRAKHAVDQSIETVAEFQDTLAESLTDKQRAALRAAYFAGYFDWPRGSTAEEVADSMDVSSPTFHNHLRKAERKLLASFFDHTHDHLGAEAPELG from the coding sequence ATGGAAGCCACGCTGGACGGGACGGCCTACGAACGGCTTCGGGAGGCCGCCACGACGGGCCGGGAGCGACTCGTCGTTCGGCTGGCCGGCGAGGCGGGGGTTCGGCCGGCCGAGCAGACGCGGCTTCGGCCCGGCGACATCGACAGACGGCGTTTCGAGGGCGAGACCCACCACTTCCTCGCGGTCCGCGACGAGGACGACGACCCGACTCGCCGGACCCATCTCTCGGCGGACCTCGCACAGGCAATCGACGAGTACGCCGCGACGACGGGTACCGACCCTGACGGCCGCCTCATCGACGTGACGCCGCGGCGGGTCCAGATGCTCATCAGCGAGGTGGCGACTCGGGCCGTCGAAGCGACCGGCGACGAGCGGTTCGAGGACGTCTCCAGCGACGAGTTGCGCCGCTATTTCGCTCGCCGCCTGCTGACCGAAACGGACGTCGACCCCCGCGTGGTCCGCGAAGTGGGCGGGTGGGACCGACTGGCCGCGCTGGACCCCTACGTCGGCGAAATCGAGGACGCCGACATCGCGGCGGCCTTTACAAACGGCCATCGCCCGGCCATCGCCGCCGACGAGGGCCCCTCCTTCGAGGCTGCCGCGAGCGTCGTCGCGCTCGAACTCGACGCCGACGGGCGCGTGGTGGGGTGTTCGGGTGCGTTGGCGTCCCTGCTCGGCTATCCCGACGATTCGGTTCCGGGCACGCCCTTCGAGGGCCTCTTCGCCGAGGAGGCACGCGAGCGCGCACGGCCGAAGGAACTGCTCGCGACGGCGGGCCGCGATGACGTCACCGTCGAGGAGTGCTGGTTCCAGCGGGCCGACGGCTCCCGGGTTCGGCTCTCGGCACTGGTCGGCGCCCTCCGCGAGGACGGCCGCCTCGACGGCTTTACCGTCATCGTTCGGCCGGCCGACGCCGACGGCAGCCTCGCTGCCGGCGCCTTCCAGCAGGCCGTCGAGGCGGCGGGCCAGCCGATGTGTCTCGCCTCGGTCACGGGCGAAATCGAGTACGCCAACGCGGCCTTCGAGGAGTTGACGGGCTTCACGCAGGGCGAGGCCGTCGGCCGGACCGCCGACGACCTGCTCAGTACCGGCGAGAACACCGAGGCGTTCTATCAGGAACTCCGGGAGACGGCCCTGGACGGCGAGACGTGGACCGGCCAACTGACCACGCGCCGCAAGAGCGGCGAGCGGGTCCACGTCCGCCAGACCGTCGCGCCCGTGATGGACGGCGATGAAGTGGCTTTCTTCGTCTGTATCAGCACCGACGTGACCGAGCGGGTCCGCCGCGAGCGCGCGCTCGCCCGGCGGTGTGAGACCCTCGAGGGGCTCGAAACGCTGGTTGCGGACATCAATTCGGCCGGCCGCGAACTCATCGACGCCTCGACGCGGGAGGAAATCGAGGCGGCCGTCTGCGAGTCGCTGGCCGACAGCGAGGCCTACGTCGGCGCGTGGGTCGGCAGCACCGACCCCGGCGACCCGCGACTCCACCCCCGCGAATGGGCGGGCCTTGACCGGGAGACGACCGGTGCCGTCGACGTCGAAACCCCAGCCGTCGAGACGGCCCTCGATACGGGCGACCCGCGGGTGACCGGCGGCGACTTTGCCCCGGACGTGGTCGGCCCCTTCGATGCGGCGGAGGTCGGCGGGGTGCGCGCAGCGGGCGTCGTCCCGCTGGCCTACGGCGAGACGACCTACGGTGCTCTGGTCGTCTTCACCGACCGGCCGACCGCCTTCGGCGACCGCGAGCGGACGTTACTGTCTGACCTCGGCGCCCGCATCGGCCACGCCGTGACGGCCATCGAGCGGCGGAACCTCCTGCTTGCCGATACCGTCGTCGAACTGGAGTTCGGCTGTACCGACGACGAGGCATTCATCGTCGAGGCCACCCGCCAGCACGGCTGTTCGTGCACGCTGGAGGCCGTCGTTCCCGTCTCCGAGACGTCGCTGCTGTTCTACGTGACGCTGTCGGGCGCCCAACCCGACGCCTTCCTCGATACGGTGATGGACGCCGACGGGGTCGTCGACGCCCGGTACATCCGGGAGTATTCGGACCGCTCGCTGCTGGAGTTCACCGTCGAGGGCGATTCGCCGGCGCTGACGCTGACGGACCTCGGCGCGACCATCCGGTCGGCGGTCGCCGAATCCGGCGAGGCGACCTATCACGCCGAAATCGCCCGCGAGGGCGACGTCCGCGGCATCGTCGAGGGGCTACAGGCCGAGTTCCCGGCGACGGACCTGCGGGCGAAACACGCCGTCGACCAGTCCATCGAGACGGTCGCGGAGTTTCAGGACACGCTGGCGGAGTCGCTCACGGACAAACAGCGGGCGGCGCTGCGGGCGGCCTACTTCGCGGGGTATTTCGACTGGCCCCGCGGGTCGACCGCCGAGGAGGTCGCCGACTCGATGGACGTCTCCTCGCCGACCTTCCACAACCACCTCCGGAAGGCCGAACGGAAACTGCTGGCCTCCTTCTTCGACCACACCCACGACCACCTCGGCGCCGAGGCGCCCGAACTCGGCTAA
- a CDS encoding class I SAM-dependent methyltransferase: MRRFSAEYLRETRQGMWADSREALDPLDLDTCDRVLDVGCGEGALTRVLAEECPGEVVGCDRDRELLLEVDGPAVQADAYELPFPDDSFDLVVCQALLINLPDPEAAVREFARVASNRVACIEPDNSAVAVESTVDAESRLAAQARRRYLQGIETNVALGAEAAEVLRTAGLANVTTTRYDQTLAVEPPYSEREVEAVGRKASGAGLRERRETMAGSEEELDALRSEWREMGREAVRQVQSGEYHRRETVPFYVALGEV; the protein is encoded by the coding sequence ATGCGGCGGTTCTCAGCCGAATACCTCCGGGAGACGCGGCAGGGCATGTGGGCCGACAGCCGCGAGGCCCTCGACCCACTGGATCTCGATACCTGCGACCGGGTCCTCGACGTCGGGTGTGGCGAGGGCGCGCTGACCCGCGTGCTCGCCGAGGAATGCCCCGGCGAGGTGGTCGGCTGTGACCGCGACCGCGAGTTGCTCCTGGAGGTCGACGGCCCCGCCGTGCAGGCCGACGCCTACGAGTTGCCCTTCCCCGACGACAGTTTCGACCTCGTGGTCTGTCAGGCCCTGCTCATCAACCTCCCCGACCCCGAGGCCGCAGTCCGGGAGTTCGCCCGTGTCGCAAGCAATCGCGTGGCCTGCATCGAACCGGATAACAGCGCCGTCGCCGTCGAATCGACCGTCGACGCCGAGAGCCGACTGGCCGCACAGGCCCGCCGACGCTACCTGCAGGGCATCGAGACGAACGTCGCGCTGGGCGCCGAGGCCGCCGAAGTCCTCCGGACGGCCGGCCTCGCGAACGTGACGACGACCCGCTACGACCAGACGCTCGCGGTCGAACCGCCCTATAGCGAACGGGAGGTCGAAGCCGTCGGTCGAAAGGCAAGCGGCGCGGGCCTCCGAGAGCGCCGCGAGACGATGGCCGGCAGCGAGGAGGAACTCGATGCCCTCAGGAGCGAGTGGCGCGAAATGGGCCGTGAGGCCGTCCGACAGGTCCAATCCGGCGAGTACCACCGCCGGGAGACGGTGCCGTTCTACGTCGCGTTGGGCGAGGTCTGA
- a CDS encoding universal stress protein yields the protein MYEKILVPTDGSDTAENAVEHALDIAEKYDAEVHALYVVDTDSMSLTLGGEQLDRIEQGQFDEMEEVKGKADAATGYVADGAASRGLDAVEHISAGKPHDQIANYAEHNDIDLVVMGSHGRSGVKRAILGSVTERTLRSTHVPVLVVDVQEE from the coding sequence ATGTACGAGAAAATACTCGTTCCGACGGACGGTAGCGATACGGCCGAAAACGCCGTCGAGCACGCGCTCGACATCGCCGAGAAGTACGACGCGGAGGTCCATGCCCTCTACGTCGTCGACACGGACTCGATGAGCCTCACGCTCGGCGGCGAGCAACTGGACCGCATCGAGCAAGGCCAGTTCGACGAGATGGAGGAGGTCAAAGGCAAGGCCGACGCGGCGACCGGCTACGTCGCCGACGGTGCGGCTTCCCGCGGCCTCGACGCCGTCGAACACATCTCGGCGGGCAAGCCCCACGACCAGATCGCCAACTACGCCGAGCACAACGACATCGACCTCGTCGTGATGGGCAGTCACGGCCGCTCGGGCGTCAAGCGTGCGATTCTCGGCAGCGTCACCGAACGGACGCTCCGGTCGACGCACGTGCCCGTGCTGGTCGTCGACGTCCAAGAGGAATAG
- a CDS encoding lactate 2-monooxygenase, with translation MGEQFGNRKVNQVYREGMFEGKTPEFPVSYEDLRQAAHDSMDETARAYIHGGAGAEETFRKEQDFSAWRIVPRMLQGVADRDLSTEVLGQTIDYPVMVTPLGVQTLVHEDGELATAAACDELNVPFILSSLSSTPMEDVAEELGDTPKWFQFYWSSDEDIAKSFLNRAEESGYDAIVVTVDAPTLGWRERLLERGYYPFLEGEGVANYFSDPAFRSQLDEPPEEDPQAAVDHFLDIFGDSSLTWDDLEFVFENTDLPVLIKGVLHPEDARKAVEHGADGVGVSTHGGRQVDGSITAIEALPEIVEEVGDEATITFDSGIRRGSDIYKALSLGADACLIGRPFIYGLALGGQDGVHHVLENLIADFDLSMGLAGRDDVDDLDRDSLRHEDDL, from the coding sequence ATGGGCGAGCAATTCGGCAACCGGAAGGTCAATCAGGTGTACCGCGAGGGGATGTTCGAGGGCAAGACGCCCGAGTTCCCGGTCAGTTACGAGGACCTGCGACAGGCGGCCCACGACTCGATGGACGAAACCGCCCGCGCCTACATCCACGGCGGCGCGGGCGCCGAGGAGACCTTCCGCAAGGAACAGGACTTCTCGGCGTGGCGCATCGTCCCCCGGATGCTGCAGGGCGTCGCCGACCGCGACCTCTCGACGGAAGTCCTCGGCCAGACCATCGACTACCCCGTCATGGTGACGCCACTGGGCGTCCAGACGCTGGTCCACGAGGACGGCGAACTCGCCACCGCCGCCGCGTGTGACGAACTCAACGTGCCTTTCATCCTCTCGTCGCTGTCCTCGACGCCGATGGAGGACGTCGCCGAGGAACTGGGTGACACTCCCAAATGGTTCCAGTTCTACTGGTCCAGCGACGAGGACATCGCCAAGTCGTTCCTCAACCGCGCCGAGGAATCGGGCTACGACGCCATCGTCGTCACCGTCGACGCGCCCACTCTCGGCTGGCGCGAGCGCCTGCTCGAACGCGGCTACTACCCGTTCCTCGAAGGCGAGGGTGTCGCCAACTACTTCTCGGACCCCGCGTTCCGCAGCCAACTCGACGAGCCGCCGGAGGAAGACCCGCAAGCGGCGGTCGACCACTTCCTCGACATCTTCGGCGACTCCTCGCTGACGTGGGACGACCTCGAATTCGTCTTCGAGAACACGGACCTACCGGTGCTTATCAAGGGCGTCCTGCACCCCGAAGACGCCCGGAAGGCCGTCGAGCACGGTGCTGACGGTGTCGGCGTTTCCACTCACGGCGGCCGGCAGGTGGACGGGTCTATTACGGCGATTGAAGCGCTTCCCGAAATCGTGGAGGAAGTCGGCGACGAGGCGACGATTACCTTTGACTCCGGGATTCGTCGGGGTTCGGATATTTATAAGGCGCTCTCGCTGGGGGCTGATGCGTGCCTTATCGGCCGGCCCTTCATCTACGGGCTGGCGCTCGGCGGGCAGGACGGCGTCCATCACGTGCTGGAGAACCTGATTGCCGACTTCGACCTCTCGATGGGGCTTGCCGGTCGGGACGATGTCGATGATTTGGACCGGGACTCCCTCCGCCACGAAGACGACCTCTAG
- the acs gene encoding acetate--CoA ligase, with the protein MSDSEESQLEARLADQEEFEPPESFVEQANVSDPAIYDEFEENWPECWERAADLLDWETDYDEVLVDDDEPFYEWFTGGELNASENCLDRHLDSRGDELAIQWEGELGETREFTYEELHREVNEFAAALRDLGVEEDDVVTMYMPMVPELPIAMLACARIGAPHSVVFAGFSADALATRMNSADSEYLVTCDGYYRRGDALDHLDKANEGLSGVDHETTTVVVDRLGDEQEHELGEDQVDYDDLVADHAGAEVEPVTRDAEDMLFLMYTSGTTGEPKGVKHTTGGYLSYVSWTSQAVLDVKPDDTYWCAADIGWITGHSYIVYGPLALGTTSVMYEGTPDYPDKDRMWDIVDSYDVNQLYTAPTAIRAFMKWGSQYPEQHDLSSLRLLGTVGEPINPKAWKWYYKHIGGEECPVVDTWWQTETGGMMITTLPGVGTMKPGSAGPPLPGIDAQVVDGEGTEVAPGEAGYVTVNKPWPGMLRTLYKNDERFIDEYWDAYSDPDADEWVYFPEDGAKIDDDGYITILGRVDDVINVSGHRLGTMEIESAVVGVEGVAEAAAVGGDHEMKGEAVYTYVILEDGYEEGEEMEQRIIEGVEDAIGPIARPEQVIFTPELPKTRSGKIMRRLLVDIANGEELGNTSTLRNPDVVKDIEKKVKRD; encoded by the coding sequence ATGTCAGACTCGGAGGAATCCCAACTGGAGGCACGGCTTGCCGACCAGGAGGAATTCGAACCACCTGAATCGTTCGTCGAGCAGGCCAACGTGTCCGATCCCGCCATCTACGACGAGTTCGAGGAGAACTGGCCGGAGTGTTGGGAGCGGGCCGCCGACCTGCTCGACTGGGAAACCGACTACGACGAGGTACTGGTCGACGACGACGAACCGTTCTACGAGTGGTTCACCGGCGGCGAACTCAACGCCTCGGAGAATTGCCTCGACCGACACCTCGATTCGCGCGGCGACGAACTCGCCATCCAGTGGGAGGGCGAACTCGGGGAGACCCGCGAGTTCACCTACGAGGAACTCCACCGCGAGGTAAACGAGTTCGCCGCGGCGCTCCGGGACCTCGGCGTCGAGGAAGACGACGTGGTCACGATGTACATGCCGATGGTACCGGAGCTGCCCATCGCCATGCTGGCGTGTGCCCGCATCGGCGCACCGCACTCCGTGGTCTTCGCGGGCTTCTCCGCGGACGCGCTCGCGACGCGGATGAACTCCGCGGACTCGGAGTATCTCGTCACCTGTGACGGGTACTATCGCCGCGGTGACGCCTTGGACCACCTCGACAAGGCCAACGAGGGCCTCTCGGGTGTCGACCACGAGACGACGACGGTCGTCGTCGACCGCCTCGGCGACGAACAGGAACACGAACTCGGCGAGGACCAGGTCGACTACGACGACCTCGTGGCCGACCACGCGGGCGCGGAGGTCGAACCGGTCACCCGCGACGCCGAGGACATGCTGTTCCTGATGTACACGTCGGGGACGACGGGCGAACCGAAGGGTGTCAAACACACCACCGGCGGCTACCTCTCGTACGTCTCGTGGACGAGTCAGGCGGTCCTCGACGTCAAGCCGGACGACACCTACTGGTGTGCCGCCGACATCGGCTGGATTACCGGCCATTCCTACATCGTCTACGGCCCCCTCGCGCTGGGGACCACCTCGGTCATGTACGAGGGGACGCCGGATTACCCCGACAAGGACCGAATGTGGGACATCGTCGACAGCTACGACGTCAACCAGCTCTACACCGCCCCGACCGCGATTCGGGCGTTCATGAAGTGGGGCAGCCAGTACCCCGAACAGCACGACCTGTCGAGTCTGCGCCTGCTGGGGACGGTGGGCGAGCCCATCAACCCGAAGGCCTGGAAGTGGTACTACAAGCACATCGGCGGCGAGGAGTGTCCGGTCGTCGACACCTGGTGGCAGACCGAGACCGGCGGCATGATGATTACGACCCTGCCGGGCGTCGGAACGATGAAGCCCGGCTCCGCGGGGCCGCCGCTGCCCGGTATCGACGCACAGGTCGTCGACGGCGAGGGCACCGAGGTTGCCCCCGGCGAAGCCGGCTACGTGACGGTCAACAAGCCGTGGCCCGGCATGCTCCGGACGCTCTACAAGAACGACGAGCGGTTCATCGATGAGTACTGGGACGCCTACTCGGACCCCGACGCAGACGAGTGGGTCTACTTCCCCGAGGACGGCGCGAAAATCGACGACGACGGCTACATCACCATCCTCGGCCGGGTCGACGACGTCATCAACGTCTCCGGCCACCGGCTGGGAACGATGGAAATCGAGTCGGCCGTCGTCGGCGTCGAGGGCGTCGCCGAGGCCGCGGCGGTCGGCGGCGACCACGAGATGAAAGGCGAGGCCGTCTACACCTACGTCATCCTCGAGGACGGCTACGAGGAAGGCGAGGAGATGGAACAGCGCATCATCGAGGGCGTCGAGGACGCCATCGGTCCCATCGCCCGGCCCGAGCAGGTCATCTTCACACCTGAACTGCCGAAGACTCGGTCCGGGAAAATCATGCGACGACTGCTGGTCGATATCGCCAACGGCGAAGAGCTTGGTAACACCAGTACGCTGCGGAACCCCGACGTCGTCAAGGACATCGAAAAGAAGGTCAAGAGGGACTGA